The DNA window CCGCCCGCAGGATCACCACGTGGGTGTCGGAGTCGTTGCCGGCGGCCGTGATCGCCTCGGCGAGGTCGAACCAGCCGCGCGAGGGGATGGCGTTGACGGGCGGGAAGTCGACGGTGACCGCGACGATGCCCGGTTCGGCGGTGGTGGTTGTGATCGGCATTGCACTCCTGGGGGCGTCGCTACCTAAGCAAGCACTTGCTTGGTACGCTAGCACAGTGACCCGCGCCGAAGGATGCCTCCCTTCCGGAGAAGCCGTCAGTTTGGCATTGGCCGGACGGGTCGTCCTCGTCACCGGCGGCGTTCGAGGGGTGGGCGCCGGTATCAGCGCCGTTTTCGCTCGGCAGGGGGCGACCGTCGTCACCTGCGCGCGCCGCGCCGTCGAGGGGTCGCCGTACGAATTCCATGCGTGCGACGTCCGCGACGAGGACTCGGTGGCGCGGCTCGTCGGCGCGATCGGCGAACGCCATGGCCGCCTCGACGTGTTGGTCAACAACGCCGGAGGTTCGCCGTACGCGCTGGCCGCCGAGGCCACACACAACTTCCACCGCAAGATCGTCGAGCTCAACATGCTTGCGCCGCTGCTGGTTTCGCAGCACGCGAATACCCTGATGCAACAGCAGCCCGGAGGCGGTTCGATCGTCAACGTGTGCAGCGTCAGCGGCCGCCGGCCGACACCGGGTACGGCTGCCTACGGGGCGGCCAAG is part of the Mycobacterium sp. HUMS_12744610 genome and encodes:
- a CDS encoding SDR family oxidoreductase, with the protein product MALAGRVVLVTGGVRGVGAGISAVFARQGATVVTCARRAVEGSPYEFHACDVRDEDSVARLVGAIGERHGRLDVLVNNAGGSPYALAAEATHNFHRKIVELNMLAPLLVSQHANTLMQQQPGGGSIVNVCSVSGRRPTPGTAAYGAAKAGLESLTSTLAVEWAPKVRVNAVVVGMVETEQSELFYGDAESVARVAANVPLGRLAKPDDVGWAAAFLTSDVASYISGATLEVHGGGEPPPYLAASSANK